A genomic segment from Streptosporangium roseum DSM 43021 encodes:
- a CDS encoding cytochrome P450, whose protein sequence is MATVGEPDRIAPDGRRPWADAPGLPGGAARWYRRDPLGFVEWAARERGSVFRLPDDGSLCVADPVEALRVLHDEEGCYDEVSGFFHVRGGRLGPRATQVAIGRAARTTLRAHLATHRERLPAVVAELGEVSEWPSAGRVAAHRFMADALLSPDSPPALRELMERVVARDVLIRSGGRLAGLARRALWARVVRAVAGEVVARRAGPQSGRPGDLLDAVLGAVPPDTPATQVAQVYLLLFRTSVAPVGHVVAWALLAAAAHGVDLAAVPAESAVRESLRLWPVAWLLGRPVRRAHEIGGVWLEPGESVSVCAYLLHRDDRHWPQATRFRPDRWDGSGPRGPYLPFGGGPFTCAGAAVAQTLATDLLAAVTGGARLEVRGGHGRPRVEGIITPPRFQLRRTPHQALTTSGHQERR, encoded by the coding sequence ATGGCGACGGTAGGAGAACCGGATCGGATCGCTCCCGACGGGAGACGGCCGTGGGCGGATGCGCCGGGCCTGCCCGGCGGGGCCGCGCGGTGGTACCGCCGGGACCCGCTGGGGTTCGTCGAGTGGGCGGCCCGCGAACGGGGTTCGGTGTTCCGGCTGCCCGATGACGGGTCGCTGTGCGTGGCCGACCCGGTGGAGGCCCTGCGGGTGCTGCACGACGAGGAGGGCTGCTACGACGAGGTGTCCGGCTTCTTCCACGTCCGCGGCGGCCGGCTGGGGCCACGGGCGACGCAGGTCGCGATCGGGCGGGCGGCGCGCACGACGTTACGCGCTCACCTGGCCACGCACCGCGAGCGGCTGCCCGCCGTCGTGGCGGAGCTGGGGGAGGTCAGCGAGTGGCCGTCGGCCGGGCGCGTCGCCGCGCACCGGTTCATGGCCGATGCGCTGCTGAGCCCGGACAGCCCGCCGGCGCTGCGGGAGCTGATGGAGCGGGTGGTGGCGCGCGATGTCCTGATCCGTTCCGGCGGCCGGCTGGCAGGCCTGGCGCGACGGGCGCTGTGGGCACGCGTGGTGCGGGCGGTCGCCGGCGAGGTGGTCGCCCGGCGGGCCGGCCCGCAGTCCGGCCGGCCCGGCGACCTGCTGGACGCCGTGCTCGGGGCCGTCCCGCCCGACACGCCTGCCACGCAGGTCGCCCAGGTGTACCTGCTGCTGTTTCGGACCTCGGTGGCGCCGGTGGGGCATGTGGTCGCCTGGGCGCTGCTGGCGGCCGCGGCCCACGGCGTCGACCTGGCGGCCGTGCCTGCGGAGTCGGCCGTACGGGAGTCGCTGCGATTGTGGCCGGTGGCGTGGCTGCTGGGCCGCCCGGTACGCCGGGCCCACGAGATCGGCGGCGTATGGCTGGAGCCGGGGGAGAGCGTGTCGGTCTGCGCCTACCTGTTGCACCGCGACGACCGGCACTGGCCACAGGCCACCCGGTTCCGGCCTGACCGGTGGGACGGCTCCGGCCCCCGCGGGCCCTACCTGCCCTTCGGTGGCGGCCCGTTCACCTGCGCCGGCGCCGCGGTCGCCCAGACCCTGGCCACCGACCTGCTCGCCGCCGTGACCGGCGGCGCGCGCCTGGAGGTGCGCGGCGGCCACGGGCGTCCCCGGGTCGAGGGCATCATCACCCCTCCCCGGTTCCAGCTGCGCCGGACCCCCCACCAGGCCCTGACCACCAGTGGTCACCAGGAGAGGAGGTGA
- a CDS encoding IS481 family transposase, translated as MSHRNAPLSETGRLRLARCVVDDGWPLRRAAERFQVAVTTAKRWADRYRQHGAAGMADRSSRPHHSPRRTPTRTERRIIKVRVTRRWGPARIAYLLGLHPSTVHRVLSRYRLARLRHLDRASAQPIRRYEHNQPGELVHVDVKKLGNIPDGGGHRITDRQTGHHNRKATTTARYKHGKPKIGYSYLHTALDDHSRLAYTEILPDETKETAAAFWHRAHAHFTGLGITIHRVLTDNGSCYKSFLWRDTLAGLGITHKRTRPYRPQTNGKVERFHRTLADEWAYNQPYTSETELRQAFAPWLHAYNHHRAHTALGGRPPASRVPNLSGQYT; from the coding sequence GTGTCCCACCGTAACGCCCCGCTGAGTGAAACGGGTCGGCTCCGGCTGGCCCGCTGTGTCGTCGACGACGGCTGGCCCCTACGCCGCGCCGCCGAACGCTTCCAAGTGGCAGTGACCACAGCCAAACGGTGGGCCGACCGCTACCGACAGCACGGCGCGGCCGGCATGGCCGATCGATCCTCCCGGCCGCACCACAGTCCCCGACGCACCCCGACCCGAACCGAACGACGGATCATCAAGGTGCGGGTGACACGCCGATGGGGACCGGCCCGCATCGCCTACCTGCTGGGCCTGCACCCCTCCACCGTGCACCGCGTCCTGTCCCGCTACCGGCTGGCCCGCCTACGGCATCTGGACCGAGCCTCAGCCCAGCCCATTCGCCGCTACGAACACAATCAGCCGGGCGAGTTGGTGCATGTGGACGTCAAGAAACTCGGCAACATCCCCGACGGCGGCGGCCACCGCATCACCGACCGGCAGACCGGCCACCACAACCGCAAGGCCACCACCACCGCCCGCTACAAGCACGGCAAACCCAAGATCGGCTACAGCTACCTGCACACCGCCCTGGACGACCACTCCCGCCTGGCCTACACCGAAATCCTGCCCGACGAGACCAAAGAGACCGCCGCCGCGTTCTGGCACCGCGCCCACGCCCACTTCACCGGCCTGGGCATCACCATCCACCGCGTTCTGACCGACAACGGCAGCTGCTACAAATCCTTCCTCTGGCGCGACACCCTCGCCGGCCTGGGCATCACCCACAAACGCACCCGCCCCTACCGGCCCCAGACCAACGGCAAAGTCGAACGCTTCCACCGCACCCTGGCCGACGAATGGGCCTACAACCAGCCCTACACCTCCGAGACCGAACTCCGCCAAGCCTTCGCCCCCTGGCTCCACGCCTACAATCACCACCGAGCACACACCGCACTCGGCGGCCGCCCACCCGCCAGCCGCGTACCTAACCTCTCAGGTCAATACACCTAG
- a CDS encoding nuclear transport factor 2 family protein, giving the protein MSNDTRDIVEELLRRIAEGDHDRTAELFAEPIDWQLDWPAEGHPAVPWIRPRSSRTDVADHFRSLEAHHVPELNGTSVTRILVDGAHAVVFGEIVQTVRDGGTAYTSPFALHLTVEDGLVTLYHIYEDSLTVARALSAQA; this is encoded by the coding sequence ATGAGTAATGACACACGTGACATTGTGGAAGAACTGCTGCGCCGGATAGCCGAGGGCGATCACGACCGTACAGCGGAGTTGTTCGCCGAGCCGATCGACTGGCAGCTCGACTGGCCCGCCGAGGGGCATCCAGCGGTGCCGTGGATCCGCCCCCGGTCCAGCCGGACCGATGTGGCAGACCACTTCCGGTCGCTGGAGGCCCATCACGTGCCCGAACTGAACGGCACATCGGTGACGCGGATCCTGGTCGACGGGGCGCACGCCGTCGTGTTCGGAGAGATCGTGCAGACAGTGCGGGACGGCGGCACCGCGTACACCTCACCGTTCGCGCTGCACCTCACCGTCGAAGACGGGCTCGTCACCCTCTACCACATCTACGAGGACAGCCTTACGGTCGCACGGGCCCTCAGCGCTCAAGCATGA
- a CDS encoding TetR/AcrR family transcriptional regulator has product MSDVKRTGKRAQKAQETRRRILAAALELFVQDGYGATNLQDVADRAGVAVQTIYFVFGNKRALLKELVDVTIAGDDEPVATMDRPWYAAALAAGTARDMLCAYVAGTSVVLERVAPIGRVLEAAVASDPEVAALWPHDVDPRYVVQQGAAGVLVGKPGARMGVSAEEAADLLYGLLSPELYLLFVQERGWPRERWERWVGETLCAQLCAD; this is encoded by the coding sequence ATGAGTGATGTCAAGCGGACGGGCAAGCGGGCGCAGAAGGCGCAGGAGACGCGCCGGCGCATCCTCGCGGCGGCACTGGAGCTGTTCGTGCAGGACGGATACGGTGCGACGAATCTCCAGGACGTCGCCGACAGAGCCGGGGTCGCGGTACAGACGATCTACTTCGTCTTCGGCAACAAGCGCGCCCTGCTGAAGGAGCTGGTCGATGTCACGATCGCGGGTGACGACGAGCCGGTGGCCACGATGGACCGGCCGTGGTACGCCGCCGCGCTGGCCGCCGGCACCGCCCGGGACATGCTGTGCGCCTACGTCGCCGGCACGAGCGTGGTTCTGGAGCGGGTCGCGCCGATCGGCCGGGTCCTGGAGGCGGCGGTCGCGAGCGATCCCGAGGTCGCCGCCCTGTGGCCGCACGACGTCGATCCGCGGTACGTCGTGCAGCAGGGGGCGGCCGGGGTGCTGGTCGGCAAGCCGGGCGCCCGGATGGGGGTGTCGGCGGAGGAGGCCGCCGATCTGCTGTACGGCCTGCTCAGCCCCGAGCTGTATCTGCTGTTCGTGCAGGAGCGCGGCTGGCCGCGCGAGCGCTGGGAGCGGTGGGTCGGCGAGACCCTGTGCGCCCAGCTCTGCGCGGATTAG
- a CDS encoding ABC transporter permease: MLLNVLGAEIGKGLRVQLAHPAGHAITLLISTMMYLGLQFVLGQGELRQDLLPQTLVAIGGYWFLQYAGLVMVADLIEEKRAGTFAQAQMTPAPPWLPMLGRLITASVFGLAVAVVASLVPMLVAGIAIPLRWAALLPAVLLGVNVLAFTFLLAALALVSPMVGALQSLFTSLILLLNGSFLPLAFYPDWLAVLARVLPTTLGIEAITQTLFGGRSLAEVWSAGTLPWLLAHTFALTVVSGLLFVRNHRRALQESS; encoded by the coding sequence ATGCTGCTTAACGTCCTGGGTGCGGAGATCGGCAAGGGCCTGCGCGTTCAGCTGGCCCACCCGGCCGGACACGCCATCACGCTGCTGATCAGCACCATGATGTACCTCGGCCTGCAGTTCGTCCTGGGCCAGGGCGAGCTGCGGCAGGATCTGCTGCCGCAGACCCTGGTCGCGATCGGCGGCTACTGGTTCCTGCAGTACGCCGGCCTGGTGATGGTGGCCGACCTCATCGAGGAGAAACGCGCCGGCACCTTCGCCCAGGCGCAGATGACCCCGGCGCCGCCGTGGCTGCCGATGCTCGGCCGGCTGATCACCGCCTCGGTGTTCGGACTGGCCGTGGCGGTCGTCGCCTCCCTCGTCCCGATGCTGGTGGCCGGGATCGCGATTCCGCTGCGGTGGGCGGCGCTCCTGCCGGCCGTACTCCTGGGGGTGAACGTGCTGGCGTTCACGTTCCTGCTGGCGGCCCTCGCGCTGGTCTCCCCGATGGTCGGCGCGCTGCAGTCGCTGTTCACCTCGCTGATACTGCTGCTCAACGGCTCGTTCCTGCCGCTGGCCTTCTATCCGGACTGGCTGGCCGTACTGGCCAGAGTCCTGCCCACCACGCTGGGCATCGAGGCGATCACCCAGACGCTGTTCGGGGGCCGGAGCCTGGCCGAGGTCTGGAGCGCCGGCACTCTGCCCTGGCTGCTCGCCCACACCTTCGCGCTCACCGTCGTCAGCGGCCTGCTGTTCGTCCGCAACCACCGCCGAGCGCTGCAGGAGTCGTCATGA
- a CDS encoding ABC transporter ATP-binding protein: protein MIEIDALTKVYGSAQIRAVDEVSLRIPAGSVFGFLGPNGAGKTTTIKMLAGLLTPTSGQVRLGGFDVTRQRSAAMAQFGAVLEGSRNVYWSLSAWQNLMYFGRLKGLRKGQVAGRAKELLTDLGLWERRDDKVGGFSRGMQQKVAIAVALIADPPIVLLDEPTLGLDVEATRTVKNWITEQARELGTTILITTHQLDVAQELCDRVAVMRRGRLVADLPTRELLAGFRERDRYEIRVEGAAPPGFDGVTRDGVTTISVRVSDPVEVYDVVGRLRTQGVVLESLTQVQPDLEDVFLTLVNEPSHAA, encoded by the coding sequence ATGATCGAAATCGATGCGTTGACGAAGGTGTACGGCTCGGCGCAGATCCGAGCGGTCGACGAGGTGTCGCTGCGCATCCCCGCCGGATCGGTCTTCGGCTTCCTGGGTCCCAACGGCGCCGGCAAGACCACCACCATCAAGATGCTGGCCGGGCTGCTGACGCCCACCTCGGGCCAGGTCCGGCTGGGCGGCTTCGACGTGACCCGGCAGCGCTCGGCCGCGATGGCGCAGTTCGGCGCGGTGCTGGAAGGCTCGCGCAACGTCTACTGGAGCCTGTCGGCCTGGCAGAACCTGATGTACTTCGGCCGGCTCAAGGGTCTGCGCAAGGGCCAGGTCGCCGGGCGCGCCAAGGAGCTGCTGACCGATCTGGGCCTGTGGGAGCGGCGCGACGACAAGGTCGGCGGCTTCTCGCGCGGCATGCAGCAGAAGGTCGCGATCGCCGTCGCCCTGATCGCCGACCCGCCGATCGTGCTGCTGGACGAGCCGACGCTCGGCCTCGACGTCGAGGCCACGCGCACCGTCAAGAACTGGATCACCGAGCAGGCCCGCGAGCTAGGCACCACCATCCTGATCACCACGCACCAGCTCGATGTGGCCCAGGAGCTGTGTGACCGGGTGGCCGTCATGCGCCGGGGACGGCTCGTGGCCGACCTGCCCACGCGCGAGTTGCTGGCGGGCTTCCGCGAACGCGACAGGTACGAGATCCGCGTCGAAGGAGCGGCGCCACCCGGGTTCGACGGCGTCACCCGCGACGGCGTCACCACGATCAGCGTGCGGGTGAGCGATCCGGTCGAGGTGTACGACGTGGTCGGGCGCCTGCGCACGCAGGGGGTTGTCCTGGAGTCGCTGACCCAGGTGCAGCCCGATCTGGAGGATGTGTTCCTCACCCTGGTGAACGAGCCGTCCCATGCTGCTTAA
- a CDS encoding class I SAM-dependent methyltransferase, with protein MTEPSYLNTTRTSYDTVAVTYAELFRNALDGLPLERGLLTAFAELVQAAGGGPVADLGCGPGMGTAFLHSLGLDVSGTDLSPTMIELARKEYPDIRFDEGSMTELDLPDGGLAGAVSWYSIIHTPPERLPVVFAEFDRVLAPGGYLLLAFQASREGASHAAEPFDHKVTLAYRWPIDGVAELAREAGFVEVARLLREREETERFEAGHLLVRKPANPEKA; from the coding sequence ATGACCGAACCTTCCTACCTCAACACCACCCGGACTTCCTATGACACCGTCGCCGTCACCTACGCGGAACTCTTTCGCAACGCCCTCGACGGGCTGCCGTTGGAGCGTGGACTGCTCACCGCGTTCGCCGAACTGGTCCAGGCCGCAGGTGGAGGCCCAGTGGCCGACCTCGGTTGTGGCCCCGGCATGGGGACTGCCTTCCTGCACTCTCTCGGACTGGACGTCTCCGGCACGGATCTGTCGCCGACGATGATCGAGCTGGCCCGCAAGGAGTACCCGGACATCCGGTTCGACGAGGGTTCGATGACCGAGCTGGACCTGCCGGACGGAGGCCTCGCGGGCGCCGTCTCCTGGTACTCCATCATTCACACGCCGCCGGAGCGACTGCCGGTGGTGTTCGCCGAGTTCGACCGGGTACTGGCACCGGGCGGCTACCTGTTGCTCGCGTTCCAGGCGTCCCGCGAGGGGGCGTCGCACGCGGCTGAGCCGTTCGACCACAAGGTGACGTTGGCGTACCGGTGGCCGATCGACGGTGTGGCCGAGCTGGCGCGCGAGGCGGGGTTCGTCGAAGTGGCCCGGTTGTTGCGCGAGCGGGAGGAGACCGAGAGGTTCGAGGCCGGCCATCTGCTGGTCCGTAAACCGGCGAACCCCGAGAAAGCGTGA
- a CDS encoding class I SAM-dependent DNA methyltransferase, with product MSHVDETLAAYESVAARYDELNARLDTAGLVERYVEAVERYGPGGRRLLDAGCGTGRSSVAFRERGFEVTGYDLSPAMVAMARRRPGTEGIRFLVGRLQEPPPGLAGFDVVACVDVPMAYLTGAEQLRRALAAARDQLVEDGVLLFDLSTIGYYRRAFGVPAVADRGDRYVAWFAVSPRIEADAVVVTQFDLFERAGEGWERVSMRHVQRHHSDRTVRRVAERAGLRVVAAYGLVGTSAREPADEDEHDRILYVARRVG from the coding sequence ATGTCGCATGTGGATGAGACGCTGGCGGCGTACGAGAGCGTCGCGGCCCGGTACGACGAGCTGAACGCGCGGCTGGACACCGCCGGGCTGGTGGAGCGCTACGTGGAGGCGGTGGAGCGGTACGGGCCGGGCGGGCGGCGGCTGCTGGACGCCGGGTGCGGGACCGGCCGCAGCAGCGTTGCCTTTCGCGAGCGGGGGTTCGAGGTGACCGGCTACGACCTGTCGCCGGCGATGGTGGCGATGGCCCGGCGCCGGCCCGGGACCGAGGGGATCCGGTTCCTGGTGGGACGGCTGCAGGAGCCCCCGCCCGGGCTGGCCGGCTTCGACGTGGTCGCCTGCGTGGACGTGCCGATGGCGTACCTGACCGGCGCGGAGCAGCTGCGGCGGGCGCTGGCGGCCGCGCGTGACCAGCTCGTTGAGGACGGGGTGCTGCTCTTCGACCTGAGCACCATCGGCTACTACCGGCGCGCGTTCGGCGTCCCCGCGGTCGCCGATCGGGGGGACCGGTATGTGGCGTGGTTCGCGGTGTCTCCGCGGATCGAGGCAGACGCGGTCGTGGTCACTCAGTTCGACCTGTTCGAGCGGGCCGGTGAGGGCTGGGAGCGGGTGTCGATGCGGCACGTGCAGCGGCACCACTCCGACCGGACGGTGCGCCGGGTGGCCGAGCGGGCCGGGCTGCGCGTCGTGGCCGCGTACGGGCTGGTGGGGACGTCGGCGCGGGAGCCGGCCGACGAGGACGAGCACGACCGGATCCTGTACGTCGCCCGCCGGGTGGGCTGA
- a CDS encoding ABC transporter permease, giving the protein MTFARGFAAEVRKGLLNFAAGWREALIQMITFPLFYLLIVLFMGRGQLRAELLLPVLLGMVALTFIHEQVNRVFWSYLGDIQSGVLEQTYLTPLPSAASILGRQMAAAISALPTALAVLATGATAVTLQGGRPPFDAQVIVPLAAIVLGTCGLALILCGLTLVFKRIEIITQLSVAVYAIAGGTLVPLAAMPDPIAFLSRLLVPIAPGIEAMRDILLGGHSLATLPTGWGLAWLLAQPLLITAAGVVVFNRLERLAKRRGTLGRY; this is encoded by the coding sequence ATGACCTTCGCCCGCGGATTCGCCGCCGAGGTCCGCAAGGGCCTGCTCAACTTCGCCGCCGGATGGCGCGAAGCCCTCATCCAGATGATCACGTTCCCGCTGTTCTACCTGCTCATCGTGCTGTTCATGGGACGCGGCCAGCTACGTGCTGAACTGCTGCTGCCGGTGCTGCTCGGCATGGTGGCGCTGACCTTCATCCATGAGCAGGTCAACCGCGTGTTCTGGAGCTATCTGGGCGACATCCAGTCCGGTGTGCTGGAGCAGACCTACCTGACCCCCTTGCCCTCGGCCGCGAGCATCCTCGGCCGTCAGATGGCCGCCGCGATCTCGGCTCTGCCCACGGCGCTGGCCGTCCTGGCCACCGGCGCCACCGCCGTCACCCTCCAGGGCGGGCGGCCGCCCTTCGACGCGCAGGTGATCGTGCCGCTGGCCGCCATCGTGCTGGGCACCTGCGGGCTGGCTCTCATTCTGTGCGGACTGACGCTGGTGTTCAAGCGCATCGAGATCATCACGCAGCTGTCCGTGGCCGTCTACGCCATCGCCGGCGGCACCCTGGTCCCTCTGGCCGCCATGCCCGACCCGATCGCCTTCCTCAGCCGGCTGCTGGTCCCCATCGCACCCGGCATCGAGGCGATGCGCGACATCCTGCTCGGCGGCCACTCCCTGGCCACCCTCCCGACCGGCTGGGGCCTCGCGTGGCTGCTGGCCCAGCCGCTGCTCATCACGGCCGCCGGGGTGGTCGTGTTCAACCGGCTCGAACGCCTCGCCAAACGCCGCGGCACCCTCGGCCGCTACTAG
- a CDS encoding agmatinase family protein, with product MASLTPDGWRARVDPSAFPRREPGPINVQRYQFVPAYSGIATFLGLPLCLTPEDLRAGGVEVAIVGAPVDMGTGHRGAAFGPRAIRASEWVVAHTPSMLMDSDTRINPFNELIVVDYGDAAVDAMSVEDSMEPIRGIVREIAETGAVPVVLGGDHSILWPDAAALADVYGAGKVGVVHFDAHADCAESVNGHLASHATPIRRLIEDEHIPGRNFIQVGLRSLMLPDDELLAWMRARGMRSHFMAEIDRIGFPAVLDKAIAEALDGPEYLYLSIDIDVLDPAFAPGTATPEPPGLTTRELLPALRRICHETPVVGIEVVEVAPNLDPGNTTAMNARKAIFECLTGLALRKKGIPGPAYLDPIAAGTAEDAESLQERRRNGLDPSRRSACGGCHGVGAVRQSWKPVRNRDNTARDSTRAASFSTLILTALVVIVSVFSNAHDHAKAVSLSRERPDLLASTNRPMAEPCWSWGHRSSSRAR from the coding sequence ATGGCTTCTCTGACCCCAGACGGCTGGCGGGCCCGGGTCGACCCGTCGGCTTTCCCCCGCCGCGAGCCCGGGCCGATCAATGTGCAGCGCTACCAGTTCGTACCCGCCTATTCGGGTATAGCGACCTTCCTCGGGCTGCCGCTGTGTCTGACCCCTGAAGACCTACGAGCCGGAGGTGTCGAGGTTGCCATCGTGGGCGCCCCGGTTGACATGGGAACCGGACACCGGGGGGCGGCGTTCGGGCCCAGGGCGATCCGCGCGAGTGAGTGGGTCGTGGCACACACCCCGTCGATGCTGATGGACTCCGACACCAGGATCAACCCGTTCAACGAGCTCATCGTCGTGGACTACGGCGACGCTGCCGTCGATGCGATGAGCGTGGAGGACTCCATGGAGCCGATCCGCGGCATCGTGCGGGAGATAGCTGAGACCGGAGCCGTCCCCGTCGTCCTGGGCGGTGACCATTCCATTTTGTGGCCGGACGCCGCGGCCCTCGCTGATGTGTACGGCGCGGGCAAGGTGGGCGTGGTCCATTTCGACGCGCACGCCGACTGCGCTGAAAGCGTCAACGGTCACCTCGCCTCCCATGCCACCCCGATCCGGCGGCTCATCGAGGATGAGCACATTCCCGGCCGTAACTTCATCCAGGTGGGGTTGCGGTCGCTGATGCTGCCCGACGATGAGCTGCTGGCCTGGATGCGGGCCCGCGGCATGCGCTCGCATTTCATGGCCGAGATCGACCGGATTGGTTTTCCCGCCGTCCTGGACAAGGCCATCGCCGAAGCCCTGGACGGACCCGAATATCTCTACCTGTCCATCGACATCGATGTGCTCGACCCGGCCTTCGCCCCCGGCACGGCAACACCCGAGCCACCGGGCCTGACCACCCGCGAGCTACTGCCCGCCTTGCGCCGCATCTGCCATGAGACCCCGGTGGTCGGCATCGAGGTCGTCGAGGTGGCGCCCAACCTTGACCCTGGCAACACCACCGCGATGAACGCGCGCAAGGCGATCTTCGAATGCCTTACCGGCCTGGCCCTACGCAAAAAGGGCATCCCGGGACCCGCCTACCTGGACCCGATCGCCGCCGGCACCGCCGAGGACGCGGAGAGCCTCCAGGAGCGCCGACGAAACGGCTTGGATCCATCGCGAAGGTCGGCTTGTGGCGGCTGTCACGGCGTGGGCGCGGTCAGGCAGTCATGGAAGCCGGTCCGGAACCGGGACAACACCGCCAGGGACTCGACACGGGCAGCCTCGTTCAGCACCCTCATTCTCACGGCTCTGGTAGTGATCGTCAGCGTCTTCAGCAACGCACATGATCACGCCAAGGCCGTCTCGCTGTCCCGCGAACGACCAGACCTTCTCGCCTCAACAAACCGGCCGATGGCGGAGCCGTGTTGGTCTTGGGGCCACCGTTCGTCATCACGGGCGCGATAG
- a CDS encoding antibiotic biosynthesis monooxygenase, whose protein sequence is MSIITITRFQADPADADELRARHTALVSATRAALPGLTEARLGRLDDETWVGIWRWDSAASLQAARQAVPGNAEAAAAFSLTRDSAVEDIEVLDEH, encoded by the coding sequence ATGTCGATCATCACCATCACCCGCTTCCAGGCCGATCCCGCCGACGCCGACGAGCTCCGGGCCCGGCACACCGCTCTGGTCTCGGCGACCAGGGCGGCGCTGCCCGGCCTCACCGAGGCGCGCCTCGGCCGGCTCGACGACGAGACGTGGGTGGGCATCTGGCGCTGGGATTCGGCCGCGAGCCTGCAGGCGGCCCGCCAGGCCGTACCCGGCAACGCCGAGGCGGCCGCGGCCTTCTCGCTGACCCGTGACTCCGCGGTGGAGGACATCGAGGTCCTGGACGAGCACTGA